A section of the Ogataea parapolymorpha DL-1 chromosome II, whole genome shotgun sequence genome encodes:
- a CDS encoding chromatin modification-related protein VID21, with product MAPDIVETKAAGSSASFSMDRIRLEAIESRRQECTKAINDRKRKLAELYCVSRLPLLPISNDQVLQIEDKLMAFLEKNDLENGHEFNIAILSHENQQRRLSPPQNQITTETSEIKEPATKRQKVDGQVSQQETVSLEAQKKIQGAALATRKPPSDPSCQEGSLSSLVHSYEQVQPPRRSDEKSKRDLDYEHLDLDQLMIMLMPELKPHKVPEARSLTELYYHQQTLQLPKLLLRAHKSLTTDSYETALVEGKISVLYSRMEELKRKHSWSLRQPKKFLDPFLATGKKTHWDYLLSEMKWLATDFKQERRFRMAQCHYIAQAVKEYWKYGKVCCVRRRPARLLSEKEIEERTMPKDLGLPNNSEAAEVPEKAEELAESTQDAGNKLDDGANAQIESITVKPELEENTKTQVSEDNVETTKEAISHDSTEPAKNTEALSEEQPSINPSLLLTFNDTAYSGEEYEQVKRHREDIQPFKMYADLNQFNKTETTVIECLSTYAPFKETEKDHLIERYEYGHISSMLPPADEEPDWEKIVLKKKKETEKHSVPYQKGLFSPAYRRFNILKPPSPPSIKNLELRIPTIWLPQDDKYLIRYVTDFSFNWNIISAHLSAKPTRSYTSNIERRTPWQCFERYIQLNDKFQFSDMRGLYPMAAKEWLEAAHKVQISTKRRISPLGVGIESIQRGHRRLRWGSMFDAMRKLMKKRENVQKPSQQQRKNNIEEKRSDTPTPEQLSKLKFERDRAIQEAYAQGSGNGNFTRLRVPPNARQLAAGAGKSPFSTDGQSNPGSSAAAQAAMNGRRQLSNKMAPQASASPEAQQAQMRANSPQVYQQQANQGGIPMPTGPGGAPLPEQVQQLMIQRQRQMMQQQQNNNSRQPSRPPSSSMSSPVSTPTPQQVLQTAGNSGSSPQAFSQVQLQPGQSPEQMPQMNIAPPQGYPVQPMGSNAPSPQDMHANAQLSQQSRPVSRVNFTTSQVSAIINQIQTQNPNLPKEQVTRLAVAYLANYQQNQNRVADQTAQQPGKQPLAPSNGGAIAGQLNTPTKQGQPSQGTPPAQAGQPLTPQQLAMFANNPNLTPQQRKQIQVLRQHQLQQQQRRQQHVQPQGDPQSPVPATPQPAQPAPSNAKKMNSSAITTRFSPQPGTNVVPVVNQQSSSVPSSANNSFVSSPTMKNMR from the coding sequence ATGGCACCGGACATTGTGGAGACTAAAGCAGCCGGCTCCAgtgcttctttttccatgGATCGGATCCGGCTCGAAGCCATCGAGAGCCGACGTCAGGAATGCACCAAGGCAATCAATGACAGGAAAAGGAAACTGGCCGAGCTTTACTGCGTCTCGCGACTGCCGCTTCTGCCTATATCCAATGACCAGGTTTTACAGAtcgaggacaagctgatggcttttctggaaaagaacgaTTTGGAAAACGGACACGAGTTCAACATTGCCATTTTATCTCATGAAAACCAGCAGAGACGACTCTCGCCTCCCCAAAATCAGATTACAACAGAGACATCAGAGATCAAGGAGCCTGCTACAAAGCGTCAGAAAGTGGACGGTCAGGTTAGCCAGCAGGAGACGGTTTCGCTGGAAGCACAAAAGAAGATACAGGGAGCAGCATTGGCCACCAGAAAACCACCGTCAGACCCGTCTTGTCAGGAAGGGTCTCTATCGTCTTTGGTCCACTCCTATGAACAAGTTCAGCCGCCTAGACGGAGTGACGAGAAGTCTAAGCGCGATTTGGACTATGAACATCTTGACTTAGATCAATTGATGATCATGTTAATGCCCGAGCTCAAGCCCCACAAGGTACCAGAGGCTCGCTCCTTGACAGAACTGTATTATCACCAGCAGACATTACAGCTACCCAAGCTGTTACTCAGGGCTCACAAGTCTCTTACCACCGACTCTTATGAGACTGCTTTGGTAGAGGGTAAGATTTCTGTATTGTATTCACGCATGGAGGAATTGAAACGCAAACATAGTTGGTCTCTGAGACAGCCGAAGAAGTTTTTGGATCCTTTTTTGGCTACCGGAAAGAAAACGCATTGGGATTATCTCTTGTCGGAGATGAAGTGGCTGGCTACTGACTTCAAGCAGGAAAGAAGGTTTAGAATGGCTCAATGCCATTACATTGCACAAGCCGTCAAGGAGTATTGGAAATACGGAAAGGTATGCTGTGTGCGAAGAAGACCGGCTCGACTTCTCAGTGAGAAAGAGATTGAAGAACGGACAATGCCAAAAGACCTGGGCCTTCCAAACAATTCTGAGGCTGCTGAAGTCCCAGAGAAAGCTGAAGAGTTGGCAGAGTCCACCCAAGATGCAGGGAATAAACTGGATGATGGAGCCAACGCGCAAATTGAGTCAATCACTGTGAAACCAGAGTTGGAAGAGAATACTAAAACGCAGGTGTCCGAAGATAATGTGGAAACGACTAAAGAAGCTATTTCCCACGATAGTACAGAGCCTGCTAAGAATACCGAGGCTTTATCAGAAGAGCAGCCTTCTATTAACCCATCTCTTCTGCTTACCTTCAATGATACCGCTTATTCTGGTGAGGAATATGAACAAGTGAAAAGACACAGGGAAGACATTCAGCCATTCAAGATGTATGCAGATTTAAACCAGTTCAACAAAACTGAAACAACTGTCATTGAATGTTTGTCTACTTACGCCCCATTCAAAGAAACTGAGAAGGACCATCTTATTGAACGCTATGAATACGGACACATATCCTCGATGCTGCCTCCTGCTGACGAGGAGCCAGATTGGGAAAAGATAgttctgaaaaagaagaaggagacaGAGAAACATAGTGTTCCTTACCAGAAGGGTCTATTTTCTCCGGCTTACAGGCGTTTTAACATTCTGAAACCCCCTTCTCCTCCCTCCatcaagaatttggagCTTCGCATTCCAACTATCTGGCTTCCGCAGGACGACAAGTATCTCATCAGGTATGTGACCGATTTCTCATTTAATTGGAACATCATTTCTGCTCATTTGTCCGCGAAACCGACACGGAGTTATACATCGAACATCGAGCGGCGCACTCCATGGCAATGTTTTGAAAGATACATCCAGTTGAATGACAAATTCCAATTTTCCGATATGAGAGGTCTGTACCCAATGGCTGCCAAAGAATGGCTGGAGGCAGCACACAAGGTCCAGATTTCCACCAAAAGACGAATCTCGCCCCTTGGAGTTGGTATTGAATCTATTCAAAGAGGGCATAGACGGCTCAGATGGGGCTCCATGTTCGATGCTATGCGGaagttgatgaagaaacGCGAGAATGTTCAAAAGCCTTCTCAACAGCAAAGAAAGAATAATATAGAGGAGAAAAGAAGCGACACACCAACTCCTGAACAACTGTCGAAGCTCAAGTTCGAACGTGATCGGGCAATACAGGAAGCGTATGCTCAGGGAAGTGGTAATGGAAATTTCACCAGACTGCGTGTTCCGCCAAACGCTCGTCAACTGGCAGCAGGAGCCGGTAAGTCTCCGTTCTCTACCGATGGCCAATCCAACCCTGGATCGtcagctgctgcgcaggCGGCAATGAATGGTAGACGGCAGCTATCCAACAAAATGGCTCCTCAGGCTAGTGCGTCTCCCGAAGCACAGCAGGCTCAAATGCGTGCTAATAGTCCACAAGTCtaccagcagcaggcgAATCAGGGCGGCATTCCGATGCCGACGGGTCCTGGCGGAGCGCCTTTACCTGAGcaggttcagcagctgATGATACAACGTCAACGGCAGATGatgcaacagcagcagaacAACAACTCCAGACAGCCAAGCAGACCACCCTCTTCGTCGATGAGCTCCCCTGTATCCACACCAACTCCACAGCAAGTTTTGCAAACGGCAGGCAATTCGGGATCTTCTCCTCAAGCCTTTTCACAAGTGCAGTTGCAACCGGGCCAGTCTCCGGAGCAGATGCCTCAAATGAACATTGCACCGCCCCAAGGGTATCCCGTGCAGCCTATGGGCAGCAATGCACCGTCTCCCCAGGACATGCATGCCAACGCGCAGCTTTCTCAGCAGTCGCGTCCCGTGTCGCGCGTGAACTTCACCACGTCACAAGTGTCTGCCATCATAAACCAGATACAAACTCAAAACCCAAACCTGCCCAAAGAACAGGTTACGCGTCTGGCGGTCGCGTATCTAGCCAACTAccagcagaaccagaacAGAGTCGCGGACCAGACAGCACAGCAACCTGGCAAACAGCCCCTGGCTCCTTCCAACGGAGGTGCAATTGCTGGACAATTGAACACTCCGACGAAGCAGGGACAGCCGTCTCAGGGGACGCCGCCAGCGCAAGCCGGCCAGCCCTTGACtccgcagcagcttgctATGTTTGCCAACAACCCCAATCTGACTCCGCAGCAGCGCAAACAGATCCAGGTCCTGCGGCAGCACCAActgcaacagcaacagagAAGGCAGCAGCACGTGCAGCCGCAGGGAGATCCACAAAGTCCTGTGCCGGCAACTCCGCAGCCTGCGCAGCCTGCCCCATCGAatgcgaaaaaaatgaaCTCTTCGGCGATTACAACACGGTTTTCACCCCAACCGGGAACCAACGTGGTGCCGGTGGTGAACCAGCAGTCGTCGTCAGTGCCGTCATCGGCAAACAACAGCTTTGTGTCTTCACCGACAATGAAAAACATGAGATGA
- a CDS encoding Peroxisomal membrane protein PEX32, whose product MSEPNVRASFADNRRPLSKTKGQLLNMPPVITTALYTAFPVIFLLDKVLAFLTWTNDDPYTNFIAIAIYIMVVKYWTVVACTVLPTIIALGTCASLWFLKTTIDDLRSETAPPTIEEIIDTLINMQARFSYIVEPFSYFGSLSGSDYFNLGFSLIAITPCYIWLMTRIFTVRSFLLVFGVAWLSFHSSWSVATRHLLWRSIVIRKILTFTTGLKFSLVDKNIELTVLNDFQISNVGTGKTVEFHILQNQRRWLGVGWSNTLLPFERGPFTTEDLEKSWDSLESFQFPEITQATCRWRWLDANWKTDDSFAPGEGWIYYNNSWEEPSNTDSLTRFTRTKRWKRRALVIVEDDGTT is encoded by the coding sequence ATGTCTGAGCCCAATGTTCGTGCCTCCTTTGCAGATAATCGCCGCCCactttccaaaacaaaGGggcagctgctcaacatgCCGCCGGTGATCACAACTGCACTGTATACGGCATTTCCGGTTATCTTTTTACTGGATAAAGTACTTGCCTTTTTGACCTGGACAAACGATGATCCTTATACCAATTTTATTGCCATTGCTATTTACATCATGGTGGTCAAGTACTGGACAGTAGTGGCGTGCACTGTACTGCCCACAATCATAGCTTTAGGCACGTGTGCTTCCCTGTGGTTCTTGAAGACCACCATTGACGATTTGCGGTCGGAGACGGCTCCGCCCACAATTGAGGAAATTATTGACACGCTTATCAACATGCAGGCACGGTTCAGCTACATCGTGGAGCCGTTCAGCTATTTCGGGTCCTTATCCGGTTCGGACTATTTCAATCTAGGGTTTAGCCTTATAGCTATCACGCCTTGTTACATCTGGCTCATGACGCGGATTTTCACAGTAAGATCATTTTTGCTTGTCTTTGGTGTTGCATGGTTGTCGTTTCACTCGTCGTGGTCGGTTGCAACCCGGCATCTTCTGTGGAGAAGCATCGTCATCCGCAAAATACTTACGTTTACGACAGGTCTGAAATTCTCGCTAGTCGATAAAAATATCGAACTGACAGTGCTGAATGATTTCCAGATCTCAAATGTCGGAACAGGCAAGACGGTTGAGTTCCATATCCTCCAAAATCAGCGAAGATGGCTCGGAGTTGGATGGTCCAACACCCTGCTCCCCTTTGAACGCGGACCTTTCACCACTGAAGATTTAGAGAAGTCGTGGGACTCTCTTGAAAGTTTCCAGTTCCCAGAGATCACACAAGCAACCTGCCGGTGGAGATGGCTGGACGCAAACTGGAAAACAGACGACTCTTTTGCGCCGGGAGAGGGGTGGATCTATTACAACAACAGCTGGGAAGAACCTTCGAACACGGACTCGCTCACAAGATTTACACGCACCAAACGCTGGAAAAGACGCGCACTGGTCATCGTCGAGGACGACGGAACCACCTAG
- a CDS encoding 26S protease regulatory subunit 6A translates to MSTLEELENEPQLEIDQEILNLSTGDIINRTKMMENEIRLFRSELLRLQHEKIAMLQKIEDNKLKIKNNKQLPYLVGNVVELLDMEAEAEANEEGANVDLDAARVGKSAVIKTSTRQTVFLPLIGLVEPEKLKPGDLVGVNKDSYLILDQLPAEYDSRVKAMEVDEKPTETYADIGGLDKQVEELVEAVVLPMQQAEKFKNLGIKPPKGALMYGPPGTGKTLLARACAAQSNATFLKLAAPQLVQMFIGDGAKLVRDAFELAKEKSPTIIFIDELDAIGTKRFDSDKSGDREVQRTMLELLNQLDGFDSDDRVKVLAATNRVDTLDPALLRSGRLDRKIEFPLPSEEARAQILQIHARKMTCDDNVNWQELARSTDEFNGAQLKAVTVEAGMIALRNGQSVIKHEDFVEGISEVQSRKNKSVSFYA, encoded by the coding sequence ATGTCGACactggaggagctggaaaacgaaCCGCAATTGGAGATCGACCAAGAgatcttgaacttgtcgacGGGTGACATTATCAATAGGACGAAAATGAtggagaacgagatccGTTTGTTCAGATCGGAACTGCTTCGTCTCCAGCACGAGAAAATTGCCATGCTCcagaagatcgaggacAACAAgttgaaaatcaaaaacaataAGCAACTCCCGTACTTGGTGGGTAACGTGGTTGAGTTATTAGACATGGAGGCTGAAGCGGAGGCCAACGAGGAAGGCGCCAATGTCGATTTGGACGCTGCCAGAGTGGGTAAATCGGCCGTTATCAAGACATCCACGAGACAAACCGTTTTTTTGCCGCTGATCGGGTTGGTGGAGccagagaaattgaagcCTGGTGATCTTGTTGGCGTGAATAAGGATTCGTATCTGATCTTAGATCAATTGCCTGCAGAATACGACTCCAGAGTGAAGGCCATGGAAGTGGACGAAAAACCTACTGAAACCTATGCGGACATCGGTGGATTAGATAAGCAGgttgaggagctggttgAGGCCGTCGTGCTGCCAATGCAGCAGGCTGAGAAGTTCAAAAACCTGGGAATTAAGCCGCCTAAGGGCGCTTTGATGTACGGACCTCCAGGAACGGGCAAAACGTTGCTTGCTAGAGCATGTGCCGCGCAGTCGAATGCTACATTTTTGAAACTGGCTGCTCCCCAGCTGGTTCAAATGTTTATTGGTGACGGAGCCAAGCTGGTGCGGGATGCGTTCGAGCTAGCCAAGGAGAAATCGCCAACTATTATTTTCATCGATGAGCTGGACGCCATTGGAACTAAGAGATTTGACTCTGATAAGTCTGGTGATAGAGAAGTGCAAAGAACCATGTTGGAGTTGCTTaaccagctggacggtTTTGACTCCGACGACCGAGTCAAGGTCTTGGCTGCCACCAACAGAGTGGATACGTTAGACCCTGCCTTACTGAGATCGGGTAGGCTGGACCGTAAGATCGAGTTCCCGCTGCCATCTGAGGAGGCCAGagctcaaattcttcaaattcACGCGAGAAAGATGACCTGTGACGATAACGTTAACTGGCAAGAACTGGCCAGATCTACAGACGAGTTCAATGGTGCACAGCTGAAGGCCGTGACTGTGGAGGCAGGAATGATTGCATTGAGAAACGGACAGTCTGTCATCAAGCACGAGGACTTCGTGGAAGGTATCAGCGAAGTGCAatcgagaaaaaacaagTCCGTTTCGTTCTATGCATGA
- a CDS encoding WD40 repeat-containing protein gives MSLLGYASDSDDDANSQMSLVPAPVSESRKEPETQKSNGKRTITGFVETEVVDGLKFQRNKRLYEQGPKDPENEQTKSRKQRAKELKRRRKNKGDPGELDGENAYRGPWASYSESEDDGELEEEEVQAPLEAASENGSEEEQTEEETTTFYGDSQYDYLGRTYMHVPNDVQTNLHKEPGSQRCYVPKKKIHTFAGHARGVQCLQFFPNSGHLLLTCGNDSSIKLWDVYHKRKLLRGFYGHMKPVKCVTFNSSGSHFLSCSYDETVKLWNTETGECEFKKKLDGIPNVVRYIPDNDNEFLVGMSNKRIDHYDLKTGDVIQSYEHHTDAVNSLEFINDGENFVSSSSDKSLRIWEVKVNMPVKLIADPKQFSMPFLKVHPKGFAFVAQSSDNTIQTFAASAEDKFKRNRDKTFTGHNSANYSIGLQFTPDGRTLMSGDSHGFAFFWDWRSTELISKLKVSSKPITCIDSHPQESSMVALAGADGKVYLYD, from the coding sequence ATGTCTCTGCTAGGATACGCCAGCGACTCTGACGACGATGCCAACTCGCAAATGAGCCTTGTTCCCGCGCCTGTTTCAGAGAGCCGGAaggagccagaaacacaaaagTCAAACGGAAAACGGACAATCACAGGCTTTGTTGAGACAGAAGTGGTAGACGGCCTAAAATTTCAGAGAAATAAAAGATTATACGAACAGGGACCAAAAGACCCAGAAAACGAACAAACCAAGTCCCGAAAACAGCGTGCAAAAGAATTGAAAAGACGTCGGAAGAATAAAGGAGATCCAGGGGAGCTGGACGGTGAAAATGCATACAGAGGACCTTGGGCCAGCTACAGCGAGAGCGAAGACGATGGTGAACtagaggaagaagaagtgCAGGCACCATTAGAAGCAGCCTCCGAGAACGGatcagaagaagaacaaactgAGGAAGAAACCACCACCTTCTACGGTGACTCGCAATATGACTATCTCGGGAGAACGTATATGCACGTTCCTAACGACGTGCAAACCAACTTACATAAGGAGCCAGGAAGCCAGCGCTGCTACGTgccgaaaaagaaaatACACACATTTGCCGGACACGCACGAGGTGTCCAATGCCTGCAATTCTTTCCTAATAGTGGCCATTTGCTGCTTACCTGTGGAAACGACTCGTCAATCAAATTATGGGATGTATATCATAAACGGAAATTGCTTAGAGGATTCTATGGACACATGAAGCCTGTGAAATGCGTGACGTTCAATTCCTCGGGGTCTCACTTTTTGAGTTGCTCGTACGACGAAACAGTCAAGCTGTGGAACACAGAGACCGGCGAGTGcgaattcaaaaaaaaactgGATGGCATTCCCAACGTTGTCAGATATATCCCCGACAATGACaacgagtttctggttGGCATGTCCAACAAAAGAATCGATCATTATGATCTGAAAACAGGCGACGTGATCCAGTCGTACGAGCACCACACAGACGCGGTTAACAGTCTCGAGTTCATTAACGATGGGGAAAATTTTGTGTCTTCGTCGAGCGACAAGTCGCTGCGCATCTGGGAAGTTAAAGTCAACATGCCCGTAAAACTCATAGCCGACCCCAAACAGTTTTCCATGCCGTTTTTGAAAGTTCATCCTAAAGGTTTCGCGTTTGTCGCACAATCTTCCGACAACACCATCCAAACATTTGCAGCCAGCGCCGAAGACAAGTTCAAGCGAAACAGAGATAAAACATTCACTGGTCACAACTCCGCCAATTACTCCATTGGGCTGCAGTTTACGCCCGACGGGAGAACTTTAATGAGCGGCGACTCGCACGGATTTGCATTTTTCTGGGACTGGAGGTCCACAGAGCTGATCTCCAAGCTCAAGGTCAGCTCCAAGCCGATAACCTGCATCGATTCACATCCCCAAGAAAGTAGCATGGTGGCTCTCGCAGGAGCCGATGGGAAGGTGTATTTGTACGATTGA
- a CDS encoding Protein BCP1, with protein MSKRSQKELENDDLSDIDVSSTDEEVEQEDEEAEEMINVDFDFFDLNPKIDFHATKNFLRQLFGEDSAFFSLSEIADMVLTEGRAGSTIKTDGEESDPFSVLSVISLTDNLEATSIKALVKYVLEKTNKKPQFNIVLRQLLSGSSKSRVGLVVSERLINMPVETVPPMYKMLLEEIEKAENAATEYNFDFYLVPSRVYKLVASTIDQEMEDTPSSKKIKKGPSAHRHARLLPLRG; from the coding sequence ATGTCCAAAAGATCGCaaaaggagctggagaatgACGACTTGTCGGATATCGATGTCTCGTCGACAGATGAAGAAGTGGAACAGGAAGATGAAGAGGCGGAAGAAATGATCAACGTCGACTTTGACTTCTTCGACCTAAATCCAAAAATCGACTTCCACGCTACAAAGAATTTCTTGAGACAGCTGTTTGGAGAAGACTCGGCCTTTTTCTCGCTGTCTGAAATTGCAGACATGGTGCTGACGGAGGGCCGTGCAGGTTCGACTATCAAGACCGACGGTGAAGAGTCGGATCCGTTTTCAGTGCTCAGTGTGATCAGCCTGACCGACAATCTGGAAGCCACCTCGATTAAGGCGCTGGTGAAGTacgtgctggaaaaaaccAACAAAAAGCCTCAATTCAACATCGTTCTTCGGCAACTGTTGTCAGGAAGTTCAAAGTCGCGCGTAGGACTTGTCGTTAGCGAGAGACTCATCAACATGCCTGTGGAAACTGTGCCTCCAATGTACAAGATGCTGTTGGAAGAGATTGAGAAGGCCGAAAATGCTGCCACCGAATacaattttgatttttATCTCGTTCCGTCGAGAGTGTACAAATTGGTTGCTTCGACGATCGACCAGGAGATGGAGGACACTCCGTCgtccaaaaaaatcaaaaaaggCCCCAGTGCCCACAGACACGCTCGACTACTTCCATTACGAGGATga